TATGCAGCCGACTGTCGCCAAACGTATGGATCAACCCGCACCGCTCGATGCTGGGGCTCGGCAACTACGACATAAACGTGATCATGGCAGCCTTGCAGAAGAAGGGATGCGAAGCTGTGTGGTTTGACAAAAgaaagttagtttttttttttaattattttacaacaaagttttgttttacatGTTATGTAGCAAACATAGTGATTAATTAACATGGTCAACTGTATCTTTCAAactaaatatctttaaaagcTGTCACTCAATAATGATACAAGCTGACACCAGAAGTTATTGCCTCTTGATGTTCTAAAACTTGGTCAACTTATAGAacttatagaatagaatagaagaaTTAGGATGTAagtaggattattttttaatcatttttgttatttcagaGATCCTGGATGTCTGGACCTGTCCAACATCTGTGGATTCATTCTCAACGTGCCATCAGACTACAAACTGGGTTTCGTAATGCTTCCATTGCGACGCAGACACTGGATCACCATCCGACAGATTCAGGgaaacttttacaatctggaTTCTAAGTTAGAGGCTCCACAGCTTATTGGAAGGGTAAGggattgtatttatttaacttttaactttactttacttgtatgtattatatgatGCATGTCTTCATATGTATTATCCATGAGCAACCAAAAaccaatatatattataaaaaaccaatattaactttgtttatattgttttaaatcatCTTTTGAGAATTTTATCACATGTCAGATCTTAGGGATATCATTATTTCTCAAAGCTAAGGGCTGTTATCTCACAAACTTTTCACACATATCAATTGATGATAACCATTTTGTTCGGTTATATTTAAtagcataaatttatttttttaatttcagagtATTGATTTAATAGCATATCTGAAAGAACAGCTAGatagcaaagaaaaagaacTGTTTGTAGTCGTGAGCAAGGAGGTTGAAGAGAAACAGCTCTGGATGAACCAGTACGCGTTGCAGAACAACATACAGCACACAAACACCAACCACCAGCAGAACCACTGTGACAGTCCTGACAGTGCCTCAGAATACGACTACCGGAATCGGGACGTAGAGTGCCTCAAAGTGACAGAAGTCAGAAACTGTATGGTCAGAAGGGAGAACGGATCATAATAGTGCAAGTTTAATATGTTATCGGACTGTGACGGTTATTTTAAGTGTTCAAAATACTGCCGTGTTTATGGTTAAAATGGTatgtcaagtttttttttataataataactttaaattttttacttaaaaaaaacagactCATTATGGTCTAGCCCAGAGAACACTCAAGTTGttgtgtatttaattttttttatttatgatcaGACCATGCATAAACAGAGTAGGTCAATTGCGATAATACTTTTTACGTTACAAATGATGTTTAGCATACaaagtttatttacatattttcagtATTAAAACTGGGCTGTTAACTGTATTTCTACATATGATTGATACTCGTAGTACTACTTCAACATATGTTCAGTTTCgtcttcttcttaaatttaagagctaactgTTGTCGGAGGAGCTTCCTCCATTCAGTTTCTTATTCCCAGTTTAagtatttactattatttttaaagctaaATATACTGTTTTCTCAGTGAGCACGGCAGAATGTATGGTATTATTGTGTGTTGTGTGATGATGATGTTCCATGATGTCTGCAGAGCTAAGTGTCATTTTGTAAGATATACCTGCGTCAAGCCGTTGGGAGGCTGACGAGGTACTTAACACTAAGGTcttgtttgtattattattaccaatgttttgttttgtggtatattatttatttttcgttttacacaaaatttttttttgattgttGACTTTTACGagttttttaagaaaagaaatattttttacattgttGAGTGAACTATAATTCTAATTGTCTAtggttttaagttatttagaaCAAAGTGTGTGTGGGCTTTGACTGTGAAGATTTTCATTCAGTCAAATCTACTCCTAAGATATATTTTCTGCACatatttgaaaatacaataaaaaaatataaagtggaAAAGGAGAGCTATGATATAATCATCAACATTTGGAAAGGGCTGTAGCAACAAgtgtgaaattatattttctgtaCAAAAATTAgatcttaaatattttctcgATCAATTGTTCCAAATAGAATCTTTATAATGTCATCTGAATCTTATATCTTGGCCTGAGCATTTTACTATAGAGTAtgtaatgaatttttaatgtaatagaAATAAGCTAGAATGGAGCGTGGTAGTGTGGCGTCGCTCCCAAGTGCAATAGGTACAATGCCAAATGTCTTACCAAACTCAACAATAAGTGaactataataatagtataaagCACATTTATATAAAGACAATTTTACTGTGTTACGTTTATTTCaagcacaatatttttttttattattgtttttgttgatCTTGCAACATATCAAGGAGTACTTGGTAATTGATGTGTTGGCAtcatgttcttttttataaataatttgacaaaTCTCAATCTGAAACtttgtaaatacaaaatatttttccaaaaaatagAAAGTTTGATAAAGTAAATGTttggttttctttttacgATTAAATTAAGTTATGTTTAACAACTAATGCAGATATGATATGCgttgtaaaaatgtttattgacaaataaaatcacgATAATGTATATGCCCATATCAGTAAGCCACACGGCAGGAATTGTTTCGTGGCgtatttaatattgataatatcGTCACAGACATTCTGTCTTATAACtattatacttttatagatacaccataatgataaaattctaCCTGTGCGATGTTAGAAGGTTTGTGGTAACTGAAAATGAAAGTGTGTTTAGAGATTATCTAGTTTATTCCGGGCAGTTCCGCGGCGGAACAGTTGTAGTTCTTGGAGATGATGAGGCGGTCTGGGTCCAGGCGCAGTTCCATCATCAGCGCGTAGATCTGCGCGCGCAGTTCCGCTTGGATCTCACGCTCGCGACCCAGTATCCAAATGCGGTCTGAAAGTAAAGTAGAAAGAATTCGATATTCCGTTAATTTCAgctaaacatataaaataatcagtCATAAAGACACAATTAGTAGTTGTAGTATCATATTAATCGGTAAGTGGgtgataaacaataaaataggtactagGCACAGTTAtctttataacaaataatgtATTGAAGGCATGACAATAGCTGTATGTGAATGTTATCACCAAACAATACGACCTTCCCTACATACATTtaaggcatacatacatacatacataaaatcacgcctcttttccggaggggtaggcagagactacctctttccacttgccacgatctctgcatataaGGCATATTATactataaagtaaaataataaattttattcgcTACCTACCTGAATGCGCGACGCTGACACTAGTACAGGACCAGATGATCGCGAATTTATCGTAATCTGTGAATAGGATATTATAGAGTCCCGCGCCCGGCAGCAGCCGCCCGATTATGTACGGCATGCGATTATTGACCTTGTAGCGGAACAACGACGACCCGTTGTGGCTCGGAATGCCTAGTCCATATGTTGTAGAAGGGCTGCCTAGCCTGAAAGTGTAACAAGGCCAAGATGAGAACCTTGGGGGACTCCAAAGAAATTGTAAAAGGCTAAGGGCAGGATCTTGGGGAACaccaaagaaaatataaggGACCAAGTATAAAACCTTGGGGGACACCAAGTTTAGGACTAAACAATTGCGTTTATTTTCCAGCTAAGAATCATATACAGTGGTATAAATATGGCTTTTGGTACTTTCAGCATCATATTTGGCTTTAGCGCAGTCCGAGGGAATGATGTGTGCCTGACGCCCTGACAGCTTATACTTTACAAGCATTCTCTAATGGATTTACACTGTGCATATAACGTAAATCACACGTCAAATATTACCTGAAGAAAACCAACTTCTGACAGATGTTATTGCTAAATTCTAAAAAAGAGACTTAATTGGATGATACAATAAAAACTAGCTTACCACCTGTTAACAGTGTTGATTGTGATTAAGAGATACCCCCTCTCGTCGATGGCCAGGTTGAGCTCTGTGCAACTCGCAGAAAGCTCCATGATGTAGAACGAACGCTCCACTTCGAACCAGGTGCCCGCCATCtggaattgttttttttgagGCTTCATAAGCAATTGATAACCAAGATTAAGCAACTAAATCAGGAATGTGAATGAGGACGTTATAAGGTTAAGACAAAACttttcttgatcaaattggggacgtcctggcgaaaggtcagcTCCAGAGCTCCCTTTACTAACTAgctggatgaagcgaaaggcATATGCACAGATCTTGGCAATGGATCTTGAAAGagacgttattttatgtatgttgcaATCTAAGGTTGCAAATGAGAGTAGGTAATTGATGATTCATTGCATGCTTTTGGGGTCTAAGCAGTTggatttgattgaaaattGCCGCGTTCAAAATCTTTTGTATTCATATTTTGGGAATTCAGGTaactgtttgttttatatCGTTTTACAATAGctgaaaatataaagtatCAAGTAATTCTGAAACAACGTATTCAACCGCGGAGTTAATAATAGACTTGATTTTGCTTTCAAAACCAAGTTGTGTATTAGAATGAAATGGGCGTAGCTTCAGGAATGTCATTGTTACGCAACTGTACCTACGGAAGGTAAtgtaaacattataaatgGAAGGATGGAGAAGGTCGCATGACACATCGCATGAGTTGGCGATGCGGCTACGCAGTGTCTACGCGCGACTACGTAAGATGACCCCTGAACCGCTTGCTGGAGTATTGCTTGCTTACAGAGTGAATTTCAAGGTTAAACGACCATGCAAACCCTGATGTTACTGGCGTTTACAGTTCTCCTCTCCTACCCACGCTCGGTGGAGAAGGTTTACACCGCTGGCAATTTTTTACAAGGCGCCACCGTACTAGCATAGGCGTATGGGCTATGTCACGGAAGAGAATAATTTTCATCCATTCAGCTTAGCATTCGTCATAGCTCTTTCTGAAATTCACCTACCCTTGCTTGTGGCGATTTCAGCGCTGGTCACgttaacttttttatagtTGATGTGGATAGGTAATAAATCGTTCACCAGATTAAGAAGAAGGTTAGTACCTAATCTCAAAAAAACtcacgttttttttaatttgaaaagaaatctCACTTTTGCTGGAGACTACTTGTCTGCAAAAAAATCATTTGCTTTTGTAGATATTGTATGGTTTACTTATAGTTTCGAGTACAATTGCATTTATTTCCGTACATCACCTAAATCTTTGTGACATATTGTTTGTTGATTACAAGCGTAATTATCGGCGGTATTGAAATCTGCATCCTATTACTATTCATGAGGGAGTGTTTACCGGTACTGTTTCGACGTATAAAGACACTTGTTATGAAGCGCGAAGGCTTCGGCCAATCACTGAAAAAAACACGCGATTAATGACTAATTTGAAAGGTCTGAAATACAATTTCATTGTATCATTTGCTTGATATGTATGGTATACTCCGTTCTTTCTGCgaagaaaatgtaaaatacaaCGTTGCCTGATAATTAGTATGGTCGTAAAACTAACTATGCTGCGGAGTCTTGCACAGTGGACTAAGTGGAAGGTTTAAGTCAAAAAGCGGATCCTAAACGCTGAAGCATAGTGGTGAATGGTATGACTGGGAACCGGTAAATATACGATGGTAACCatacgatgttttctctcacaataaaaattatatctgcaatctatactaatattataaagctgaagagtttgtttatttgtttgtttgaacgcgctaatctcaagaactactggttcaaattgaaaaattctttttgtgttgaatagaccatttatcgaggaaggctctAGGCTATATAGGTAACAgcacactgcaactattaggagcaaagaaataatggaaaatgttaaaaaaagggggaaaattataaatccttgagggcttcaatgatgcccaaaataactattccacgcggacgaagcacAGCTTGTctcatatataatttttatggtgAGAGAACACATCGTATGGATACTAGCATATCAGGCAACTTGATCTGAAGCCACTGTGTAGCTATGAAACAATATAGGTTAAGTTCTCCTGCTCAGAGTGTAAAAAACCgacttaggtacctatttgGTTCAGAACTCTGTTCATACAGTTGAcatatcattattttctttccaGGGAGATGGTGACGCAACAGGGAATAAAGCCGAGAGGATGATGACTGCGTCTAAATggaagtacctacctaccttacCATGATACCTAACAAAGGAAGaaacaagagagttatgaatgtggatgatgcgAAGGACGTATGTCTGCATCGTAGGAAGTATGTCTCGAtcatgacaagtggaaagatgtagtctctgcctacccctccgggatagaggcgtgattttatgtatgaatcgTAAAAAGAGACTGTCTTTTCAGTTTTTCTTGTTTTCTGAGATCGTGGTCATAGTTGCCTTCCAGGGAGATACACCGGCGATAAAACAAAACACCTTAGTGAATGTTCATGACATGAGGTGGaacattttcttcaaataaCAGTATCAGCAGTATGATTTGTCTGACGTTGTTATTCTCAAGCAGTATTCTAGAGCCCAGCTTTTGAAAGACTTCAGGTAACAATTTATGTTCTCAAATCTCTGATATAAACCGGAAGCAATACATAACATCCCAATGTTACAGGTCTGCGACACTATAACCATTTACCATGAAGCTAACTACTTTTacgacttacatacatacatatggtcacgtctatatcccttccggagtagacagagccaacagtcttgaaaagactgaatggccacgttcagctgtttggcttaatgatatctagaattgagattcaaatagtgacaggttgctagcccatcgcctaaaaaagaatcccaagtttgtaagcctatcccttagtcaccttttacgacacccatgggaaagagatggagtggtcctattcttctttgtattggtgccgggaaccacacggctttgttgaaaaaatatagaGTACTCACCCGGGCGATATCGAAATTCGGCAATTGCGGGTAGACGGGACATTTCCCGAATCCTGTATTGAGCACTGGCTTTACAATAGTAGTGAACAGTAGGCAACATAACACAAACGCCCCATTCACACGAAAGTCGCCCATCGCCCTCGCACCGCGGCACTGCTGATTGTATGGTGTGTGTGTGAGCCGCGATGTTTTGTAAACATGCACATTATTTGATCAACACGGAGTTGCGCCGGCGGCCGGTCGCACTCGCACTAACACGAAACATTGCGATGCTATCGATTATTCATAAACTAGTTAGGCTGGACGCATACTATGCGGAGCGACTAATTGAAAATCCTCATCCacatccgtgtggttcccggcaccaatacaaaaaaagaataggaccactccatctctttcgcatggatgtcgtaaaaggcgaccaagggataggcttacaaacttgggattcttttttaggcgtgggctagcaacctgtcactatttgaatctcaattctatcattaagccaaacagctggacgtggccattcagccttttcaagactgttggctctgtctaccccgcaagggatatagacgtgaccatttgtatgtatgtatgtatatactgaTTGAAAAGAATAGTCAATGTCTCTTTTACTTTGTGCAGTTCCATAGTGAACCTGATTGTTGATGGTAGTGAGCCTCTGAGGGTTCTAGTTTTCAATGGAATTACATAATAGTTGATGTGCGAAATTAACCAATCACAACACATCATTATTAGCGAACGTAACCTGATTGATttcatgcaggtattaaaggTCTGTGCTTACTGTACTGCGCACTGACAACTGTAGGACTTAAATAGTGCTTAAATTGAGATAGATCCTGATTCAAACTAGAATTTATCGCCTCAAACAATATCTTATTGTTCACTATCTGTTTCTGCCGCTTTCACTTGTTGTTTTagccgcgacttcgtccgcgcacatttcgagttgaatcttaatcatacagtcagatacagatagacaaaaatacatctatccatttcagtcaaaatactaATTGtgcagacaaaatatttttaccgttttattatatgtttagattatttcaacaaaaaggATTAACAATTGCGAACTCACGTGTACCCATGTGTAGCGAGCCTTACCCCTCACCTATGGAGCTCGGAGTAGGTACCAATCTACATAAACGCGCTTAAAATTAACCGCGGCGTAAGTGACAGTGCATAAGTCATAACAATTCTTTTGTAGCGATCGCGAGGTCACCACGAGTTGAGAcagaacaattaaatatttatcgaCGCATGGAAATTAGGATAGTTGCCATACTAAATAGAccgtaaaacaattttattgttcCATATTATTCTTATAACAATCATGTTGTACATGcttaaattttctaaattttacattgaatatacctataataaatcAACACAAACAAAACTTGGAAATACCATTAACAAAATGTATTGTGCGCTTAACTAAAGTTTCAAACcattatatacaaattaacaGTGTGTCATTTATATTCTAAGAATAAAGATattcaaaaacttaaaaaaatatatatgaatcacttggtaaagggtcaggtcaaaagtacccgaaaccgccgagcttgtatgaagagagttatgaatgtggacgaagcgaaagaagtatgcagagatcgtggcaagtggaaagaggtagtctctgcctacccctccgggaaagaggcgtgattttatgtatgtatgtatgtatgaatcacTTTATACTAGAAGTCACTTCACTTAGGGCTCACTTACAAAGGCATCAAGGCAATTAAAATAGCAACTCAAAGAAAATAACGTTCTACATTTGAGAAATCTAAAGGTAACATAATGTAGATGGCGCCACCAATCACCACGTGATATTCAGCGCTATATTGGTTCCATATATAACAAGGCTTTGTCCAAGTCTCCTCCGTCCAGCAATTAGGTGTAGAGCTTTCTTGCTAGcctgtttttaatattatttaatcaaaagaGCCAAGTTAAAAAACCATGCTGTTATAATAAAGGAGGCGCTGAAATCATCAATGACGCTTTACCTAATTTCATTTGATAACTTATCGTTACAAGGCAGATGGCGCCACCAATCACCACTTTATATTCAGCGCTATATCTGTCTTCTCCACCGCGTGGTATCCTGTATGTAACATAGCTTTAGCCTTGTCCGAGTCTCGTCCGTCCAGCCAGTCGGTGTACAGCTTGCTAGCTAGTTTGTTGTCGCCCGGGTTTGCCCGGGGTAGCTGCGAGTAGAGGTTTTCAAGCTGGGAAACCAATTCGCGGCCGCTCTCGCCTGAAATTGGTCGCGCTTGGGCGCCGCCGTTGAGACAACCTGCAAAAAGGGAAAGAGAGGGAAATATTAGAGGGGTTAGCTATCTCTCTCTGACTCTGATCAAGGCGTATTAACGGTTTATCAGTcataggctgtataacatagGAATATATATTGTGAATTCTATTTTACATTTAGTTTCGACCAGTTAAAACTTTCTGTAACAATTTTCAGTTTCAGGATAACTCATTTCTATATTCGGTGAGTattgtttattcaaataatatcTCAGGATCAGTCACTTTTaattttgccacaaaaaaataaaactataattaataGCGGGGCACACCCATGGAAAATTCCAGAAATATAAGGGCGTGTATAACTGAAgatctattcttttctttatttcaaaattttatcaaaaacattTTGTGAGTTAATACCCTACGCAACCAAAATATTGTCCTTATagtattagaatctcaatttcaccattaagccatacggcttaacgtggtctttcagttttattaaaatagcttTGCAATGAatatagacataattatatcatacatacatactcgtacatatggtcacgtctatatcccttgcggggtagtcagagccaacagtctcgaatagactgaatggccacgttcagctatttggcttaatgatagaattgagattcaaatagtgacaggttgctagcccatcgcctaaaaaagaataccaagttttatatcatgtctatatatatatatatatattatgtgtgTCTGTGTTACCTGATGGACACGCCATGACCTCGACGTAGTGGTACGGCGATTTCCCCCGCTTCAGTTTCTGTACCAAGTTCTGTATGTTCCGGAAACCGTTGGCGATTGCGAACCTCAGCACTTCCTTGCCGTCCTTCTCCAGGGTCACCTCGCGGAAGTCGGGATTTCTGATgaataaagaataatatatgttttgaAGGGATTATTCTACATATTTAGAAAGTATCAATAACTctatgccttgtggttcccggcaccaatacaaaaaaaaaataagaccactccatctctttcccatggatgtcgtaaaaggcgactaaaggataggcttataaatttgggcttcttcatttaggcgattggctagcaacctgtcaatatttgaatctcaattctatcagctgaacgtggcctatcagtctttcaagactgcgggCTCTGTTAAGCCCCcaaattatgaatgaatgaatcaaAAACACAAGTCCTAATATCCAATCATTCTACAAACATGCATAtaaaaaatcacgcttctttccgaAAGAACGAacgaatgaataatttatttgaacagtTAACGTACACAAGCACATCCTACGttagtttattgtttttaccCACATCTTCACCCGGGCGAATTTGCGCTACCTACAAAatctatagttcccgtggacAGAGATACATAGGACATAATTATACCTATACACATGCaattgggatccttttttttttaggcgatgggcttgcaacctgtcactaattggatctcaattccatcattaagccgagcagctgaatgtggccattcagtcttttcgggactattggctctgtctaccccgtaagggatatagacgtgactatatgtatatgtatgtattataggtAACATTCATTGGGATTATGTATCctaatataatgttatgagTAATGTTACGACAGGACCGGCCGCAGGTCAGGCGGCAGCCACTATTTCGTGAAGCAATAGGCTATTGTGTTTCAAGAACACAGATCAGTCTAGGTTGACGAACAACCTTGAAGCCGTTTAAATTGTTATCAAGGTTATTTTGGGACTTCAGTGTGAAACGGTAGCGACAGAAAATCAGTCAACATTGAGTGTGacatagtgccgggaaccacacggcacttttaattcacaatatatttttgcatatatttttgttttacaccCAAATGCCACACTCAatgctgaacgtagccattcagtcttttcaagactgttggttctgtctaccccgcaagggatatggacgtgattatatgtatgtatgttgagatTCTGTTAGATACAATTCTGCTAAAGGAATTTGAGTTAAATttggacaaaaataaaacaataactgaTAACTGATACTTTTATATACGTGTATGTGTAGGTGACTGCCTGTAGCCAAAcggattaaatataaataaatataaatatgtacgggacaaattatcaTTCTtcatctatcattaagccaagcatctgaacgtggcctttcagtcttttgatgactgttggccctatctaccccgcaagggtatataCCCGCCtatacatgattatatgtcaTGTTATTTAACAATACAAATGTGTCCCACGTTCcagaacacaaaaataacaacCTACCTCAAGTTCTTGTAAACGAGTTGCGCGTGCGCCTCCCCGAACAGCTGTTCCGCCGCGGCCCGGAACACGTGGTCCGCGAACCCCCCGGAGCCCGAGCCGCGGCCGTGAACGccggcgcgcgcgccgccccaCGGCCAGTCCAGGGCGGCGGCCGGCGCGGCACCCAGGGCCACACCGCTGTTTGATAGCATTTGTTCCAGCTCAACTGTGGAAAAAGGGGATTTGGTTTAAAAGCTtcaatatatactaatattacaaagctgaagagtttgtttgtttgtttgaacgcgctaatctcaggaactactggttcgaattgaaaaattatttttgcgttgattataccatttatcgaggatggctttaggttatataacacgctacaactataaggagcgaagaaataatggaaaatgtgaattcCACCTGCGACTGTCATGAGAGGCACAGTTCACCAAGCAAGCCATGAAGACACTACACCAACTCACTTGCGGTTATAACGCAGTCCACATCGTGACAGCCCAGTATGTCGCTGTAGAAGTCCTCCCTGGAAGCCTCCAGCTTCTTGTCGTAGCACGGCATGAAGGTCACGTGGTACACCTCGCCGGGTTCCACCTGAGACTGTTTGGAGAGCCACTGCTTAACCAGAGAACCCATTATTTGCTGGGCCGACTTCGTGCTCGATATGTAGGGCAGGATGAAGTTGCCGTGAGTTTTTTCGGCGTAACACACCCAACCTGGTAACAAgagatagatttattttcaaaattggatacaaggtatcacttattgacgtcacatcacttaaatctaattatatagAGTACCAAAGcgttccaaagcgcatgtgtagaagaagcggcggaacaaactacactgcagcattttcaccggacgtcaattaacaaatatagatctcttaaatataaatcgtggacgaatgcaaattatctacataaaaaatgtgaatgagaataaaaatacatataagtatatataaatagatataatggaactgttacatatgtatatgatacACTTGAATTGtaacatattaataaaaaaaggaggttcaattatacttaaaaaaataatgatatactGGTTCGGATCCCTTCGACGCCCACGCACCAATGACTCCTTACTgagttaaaaacataaaacagaaCAATATCGTGAGGTAACCTgtaattcaggcaactgaatgtgtatgaTCCAATGTGAGATAAGGTTTCTGTGTTAGGTGGCGGAAGTCAGACGTGTCTGACCTGACTTACCCACACCAGGATCTTGGTCACCAACTGGCCCTGAAGATAGAAGATGAACCCGAGACTCACACCAAGAGCATGATGAAAGAAATAGTAAAAACATAATCAAACCTGGACAGGAGCTGGCCAGCATCGGAAGATGTTTCCCGTCGGGATTGCTCTGGTGCTCCTGGT
This is a stretch of genomic DNA from Amyelois transitella isolate CPQ chromosome 5, ilAmyTran1.1, whole genome shotgun sequence. It encodes these proteins:
- the LOC106140571 gene encoding josephin-2, translated to MNEIYDMNPKPTIYHEKQVKELCALHALNNLFQTRGTFSKSELDSICSRLSPNVWINPHRSMLGLGNYDINVIMAALQKKGCEAVWFDKRKDPGCLDLSNICGFILNVPSDYKLGFVMLPLRRRHWITIRQIQGNFYNLDSKLEAPQLIGRSIDLIAYLKEQLDSKEKELFVVVSKEVEEKQLWMNQYALQNNIQHTNTNHQQNHCDSPDSASEYDYRNRDVECLKVTEVRNCMVRRENGS
- the LOC106140572 gene encoding apolipoprotein D isoform X2, which encodes MGDFRVNGAFVLCCLLFTTIVKPVLNTGFGKCPVYPQLPNFDIARMAGTWFEVERSFYIMELSASCTELNLAIDERGYLLITINTVNRLGSPSTTYGLGIPSHNGSSLFRYKVNNRMPYIIGRLLPGAGLYNILFTDYDKFAIIWSCTSVSVAHSDRIWILGREREIQAELRAQIYALMMELRLDPDRLIISKNYNCSAAELPGIN
- the LOC106140572 gene encoding apolipoprotein D isoform X1 — its product is MGDFRVNGAFVLCCLLFTTIVKPVLNTGFGKCPVYPQLPNFDIARMAGTWFEVERSFYIMELSASCTELNLAIDERGYLLITINTVNRWLGSPSTTYGLGIPSHNGSSLFRYKVNNRMPYIIGRLLPGAGLYNILFTDYDKFAIIWSCTSVSVAHSDRIWILGREREIQAELRAQIYALMMELRLDPDRLIISKNYNCSAAELPGIN
- the LOC106140559 gene encoding probable cytosolic Fe-S cluster assembly factor GL21135 gives rise to the protein MASRFSGALQLTDLDDFITPSQECIKPVKIEKTKTKTGAKIKIGEDGYFDISSGREQKLQKVEITLADCLACSGCITSAESVLVTRQSQEELLRVFSEKKYTDNKGVTKNVNLIVISLSPQPTLSLAARYKLTPDEAVRRLAGYFKSLGADLVLDMTIAEDLSLLEAQQEFLQRYQEHQSNPDGKHLPMLASSCPGWVCYAEKTHGNFILPYISSTKSAQQIMGSLVKQWLSKQSQVEPGEVYHVTFMPCYDKKLEASREDFYSDILGCHDVDCVITAIELEQMLSNSGVALGAAPAAALDWPWGGARAGVHGRGSGSGGFADHVFRAAAEQLFGEAHAQLVYKNLRNPDFREVTLEKDGKEVLRFAIANGFRNIQNLVQKLKRGKSPYHYVEVMACPSGCLNGGAQARPISGESGRELVSQLENLYSQLPRANPGDNKLASKLYTDWLDGRDSDKAKAMLHTGYHAVEKTDIALNIKW